The proteins below are encoded in one region of Candidatus Thiodiazotropha sp. LNASS1:
- a CDS encoding Clp1/GlmU family protein: protein MKLHFSAEHPESLSELLLARARRVLLYGPPGIGKSTLVKGLAGSLHKAGRPVHCLAADPGMPAFGIPGAVNLGLWKQDAWEVVGRAAVCSLDAARFRLPLIEAAGELANQVEGGTLLLDTPGVVRGVAGAELLTSLAHRADVDLVMVLMREGQPLHLSQELRALAAEVVAVEASASASRPGKGLRDRQRTRHWDDYLSHASEVDIDLSEVAVLGTPPRQATEAWVGKQVAFLDGSRTVGMGEVVDMGEERLRILLPPDNRQTGVILVRDAVRDESGLLVTGKRFAESVVRYLPPSDLVPDDKLPQDTGPRPMVQTPSATAVLMNGVFGDPQLHLRLAHQRRSLLFDLGDGARLPARIAHQVSDVFISHTHMDHICGFLWLLRSRIGESGRCRLYGPPGLATQIEHLINGIHWDRIGDRGPRFEVAELHGEQLIHFNLQAGSAGIRPNGETVIKNGIVVDEPEFRVRAVTLEHGIPVIAYAFEPVPQINVLEEKLSERGLQPGPWLTRLKQLMNEQRLDEYLSLPDGTSETVGALAATLTLTTPGSKIVYATDLADTPHNRDRLTLLARQAHTLFCESPFMQKDATQARRTGHLTTTACAEIANSAAVRHLIPFHFSRRYEGTSWQVYNEIAANCPHVVIPATTDSANHE, encoded by the coding sequence ATGAAGCTACATTTCTCCGCAGAGCATCCGGAATCATTGTCCGAGCTGCTACTGGCCCGGGCACGACGGGTACTCCTGTACGGCCCACCCGGCATCGGTAAGAGCACGCTGGTAAAAGGCTTGGCGGGATCACTGCACAAGGCAGGCAGACCGGTCCACTGTCTCGCGGCGGACCCGGGGATGCCGGCATTCGGTATCCCGGGCGCGGTCAATCTGGGCCTATGGAAACAGGACGCATGGGAGGTTGTCGGTCGCGCGGCTGTCTGTAGTCTCGACGCCGCCCGTTTCCGCCTGCCACTGATCGAGGCCGCCGGTGAATTGGCCAACCAGGTGGAAGGCGGCACACTGTTGCTCGACACACCCGGGGTTGTGCGGGGTGTGGCGGGGGCTGAACTCCTGACATCACTGGCACACCGTGCGGATGTGGATCTGGTGATGGTGTTGATGCGCGAGGGACAGCCACTCCACCTCAGTCAGGAACTGCGGGCGCTGGCCGCCGAGGTTGTGGCTGTCGAGGCTTCAGCGTCGGCGAGCCGGCCGGGAAAGGGCCTTCGCGACCGGCAGCGAACACGCCACTGGGACGACTACCTGTCCCATGCGAGCGAGGTGGATATCGACTTGTCCGAAGTCGCTGTCCTGGGGACACCGCCCCGCCAGGCAACCGAAGCCTGGGTGGGCAAGCAGGTTGCGTTTCTCGATGGATCCCGCACTGTCGGTATGGGTGAGGTGGTTGACATGGGGGAGGAGAGACTCCGGATCCTGCTACCCCCGGATAACAGGCAGACAGGGGTTATCTTGGTGCGCGATGCCGTCCGGGACGAGTCGGGATTGCTGGTCACCGGCAAACGCTTTGCGGAAAGCGTGGTACGTTACCTCCCCCCCTCCGATCTGGTGCCCGACGACAAGCTGCCGCAGGATACCGGACCCCGGCCCATGGTTCAGACCCCGAGTGCTACCGCAGTCTTGATGAACGGTGTGTTCGGCGATCCACAACTCCATCTCCGCCTGGCACACCAGCGGCGCAGCCTGCTCTTCGACCTGGGCGACGGCGCACGGCTCCCGGCGCGGATCGCGCACCAGGTCAGCGACGTCTTCATCAGCCACACCCATATGGACCACATCTGCGGCTTTCTCTGGCTGCTGCGATCGCGTATCGGCGAATCGGGAAGATGCCGGCTGTATGGGCCTCCCGGCCTCGCTACGCAGATAGAGCATCTGATCAACGGCATCCATTGGGACCGGATCGGTGATCGAGGCCCCAGATTCGAGGTCGCTGAGCTGCATGGCGAACAACTGATCCACTTCAATCTGCAGGCTGGTTCGGCAGGCATTCGTCCAAACGGTGAAACTGTGATCAAGAATGGTATCGTAGTCGATGAGCCCGAATTTCGCGTGCGCGCCGTCACCCTCGAGCACGGCATACCCGTCATCGCCTACGCCTTCGAACCTGTGCCGCAGATCAATGTGCTCGAGGAGAAACTCAGTGAACGCGGACTGCAACCCGGTCCCTGGCTGACCAGGCTGAAGCAGCTGATGAATGAACAGCGGCTGGATGAGTATCTTTCCCTGCCGGATGGAACCAGCGAGACGGTTGGCGCCTTGGCCGCCACCCTCACCCTGACCACGCCCGGCAGCAAAATCGTCTATGCCACTGACCTGGCTGACACGCCCCATAACCGCGATCGACTCACCCTGTTGGCCAGGCAGGCACACACCCTGTTCTGCGAATCCCCATTCATGCAGAAGGATGCCACGCAGGCCCGACGCACCGGCCACCTGACCACCACCGCCTGCGCGGAGATCGCCAACAGCGCCGCTGTCCGCCACCTGATTCCGTTCCATTTCTCCCGCAGGTATGAGGGCACGTCATGGCAGGTGTATAACGAGATCGCGGCAAACTGCCCACATGTAGTGATACCGGCCACGACAGACAGCGCGAACCATGAATGA
- a CDS encoding trans-aconitate 2-methyltransferase → MRQVTYSSSTDPGVHDASRGMIRVLIGGRVEVIDRKTHWQKIYREKPPSEVSWYQTEPKLSLELIHRCRVARDGAIIDVGGGASVLVDHLYRQGYTNLAVLDISDRALAVAKQRLGDAAGEIEWFESDITEFKSPHLFSLWHDRAVFHFLTDKSDRDAYMEALKLALRPGGHLIIAAFAIGGTKKCSGLDIVQYDASKLKRELGVAFELVEEKNEMHITPANKAQQFTYYRFIREASN, encoded by the coding sequence TTGCGACAGGTCACCTATAGTTCGTCAACCGATCCCGGTGTACACGACGCTTCCAGAGGTATGATCAGGGTATTGATTGGAGGCCGGGTTGAAGTGATTGACAGAAAAACGCACTGGCAAAAAATATATCGGGAGAAACCTCCCTCTGAAGTGAGCTGGTATCAGACAGAACCAAAGCTATCGTTGGAATTGATCCATCGCTGCCGGGTTGCCAGGGATGGGGCGATCATCGATGTAGGGGGTGGTGCGTCGGTACTGGTCGATCACCTGTATAGGCAAGGTTATACAAACCTGGCTGTATTGGATATCTCTGATAGGGCGCTGGCTGTCGCTAAACAGCGACTGGGAGATGCGGCAGGTGAAATTGAGTGGTTCGAATCCGATATTACTGAATTCAAATCACCCCACCTGTTTTCGCTTTGGCATGACCGGGCTGTGTTTCACTTCTTGACCGATAAATCGGACAGGGATGCCTATATGGAGGCGTTGAAGCTGGCATTGAGACCAGGAGGCCATCTGATTATCGCAGCGTTTGCGATCGGGGGTACGAAAAAGTGCAGTGGTTTGGATATCGTGCAATATGATGCATCAAAACTAAAGCGTGAGTTGGGCGTGGCGTTCGAGTTGGTGGAAGAAAAAAACGAGATGCATATAACGCCGGCAAACAAAGCGCAGCAATTTACCTATTATCGTTTTATCAGGGAAGCGAGCAACTAG
- a CDS encoding ATP-binding cassette domain-containing protein, translating into MPLITLRRLQLSYGDRPLLDDIDLNIEKGERIALLGRNGAGKSTLMRVIQGGIVPDDGERVVSNGTRIAHLIQEVPDKIEGSVFDVVADGVGQLADKIKAYHKISHQLAETGDDSLLSSLSKAQHELEAVEGWQLEQRVETVISRIGLDADTQFSALSGGLKRRVLLAQALVMEPELLLLDEPTNHLDIEAIRWMEEFLLVYPGAILFVTHDRAFLRRIASRILELDRGSLTDWPGDYANFLRRKQELLNVEEQANQRFDKRLAQEEVWIRQGIKARRTRNEGRVRTLKAMRAERQKRRDQQGRVKMRIDAGERSGKLVVEVEDISYAWEEKPVVRDLSTTILRGDRVGIIGPNGSGKTTLLNLLLGELRPDTGRVKLGTQLQVAYFDQLRGQLDEESSVQDNVGGGSDKVDVGGKSKHIIGYLQDFLFTPERARSPVKALSGGERNRLLLAKLFTRPANVLVLDEPTNDLDVETLELLEELLSDYPGTLLLVSHDREFLDNAVTSCLVFEGVGRVAEYVGGFSDWEAHARARQSVESKPKGGAGVKSVPERPKKKSEKLSYKDQRELDALPQRIEALEVRLDELQTRLGDPDLYRTQGELVAELQQQMSAVQLELDQAYERWETLESMQTGS; encoded by the coding sequence ATGCCGCTGATAACCCTGCGCAGGCTGCAGCTCAGCTATGGCGATCGGCCGTTACTGGATGACATCGACCTCAACATCGAGAAGGGGGAGAGGATTGCGCTGCTCGGCCGTAACGGGGCCGGCAAGTCAACCCTGATGCGAGTGATTCAAGGTGGTATCGTCCCGGACGACGGGGAGCGTGTCGTGAGCAACGGGACAAGGATTGCGCATCTGATCCAGGAGGTGCCGGATAAGATCGAGGGGAGTGTCTTCGATGTGGTGGCGGACGGCGTCGGTCAACTTGCCGACAAGATCAAGGCTTACCACAAAATAAGCCATCAGCTTGCGGAAACGGGCGATGACAGCCTGTTGTCATCGCTGTCGAAGGCGCAGCATGAACTCGAGGCCGTTGAGGGCTGGCAACTGGAGCAACGGGTGGAGACAGTCATATCCAGGATCGGTCTGGATGCCGATACGCAGTTCAGTGCGCTGTCGGGAGGCCTGAAGAGGCGTGTCTTGCTGGCCCAGGCCCTGGTTATGGAACCGGAGTTGCTGCTCCTCGATGAACCCACCAACCACCTCGATATCGAGGCCATCCGGTGGATGGAGGAATTTCTTCTCGTTTATCCGGGTGCAATCCTCTTCGTCACCCACGACCGGGCATTCCTGCGGCGGATCGCTAGCCGGATTCTGGAACTGGATCGCGGCAGCTTGACCGACTGGCCGGGTGACTATGCCAATTTTTTACGCCGCAAGCAGGAACTGTTGAATGTGGAGGAACAGGCCAATCAGCGTTTTGACAAACGGCTTGCCCAGGAAGAGGTCTGGATTCGTCAGGGTATCAAGGCGCGGCGCACCCGCAACGAGGGTCGGGTCAGGACGCTTAAGGCAATGCGGGCGGAGCGACAGAAGCGGCGCGATCAGCAGGGCAGGGTAAAGATGCGGATCGATGCGGGAGAGCGTTCAGGCAAGCTGGTCGTGGAGGTCGAGGATATCAGTTACGCCTGGGAGGAGAAACCGGTGGTGCGCGATCTCTCCACCACCATCCTGCGCGGTGACCGGGTGGGTATCATCGGCCCCAACGGCTCCGGCAAGACAACCCTTTTGAACCTGCTGCTGGGAGAACTGCGGCCCGATACGGGCAGGGTCAAACTCGGCACCCAGCTGCAGGTGGCCTATTTCGACCAGCTGCGCGGTCAGCTCGATGAGGAAAGTTCGGTACAGGATAATGTGGGGGGCGGCAGTGACAAGGTGGATGTCGGCGGAAAAAGCAAGCACATCATCGGTTACCTGCAGGATTTCCTGTTTACCCCGGAACGTGCCAGAAGCCCTGTGAAGGCACTCTCCGGCGGTGAACGCAACCGTCTGTTGCTGGCCAAGCTTTTCACCAGGCCGGCCAATGTACTGGTGCTCGACGAGCCGACCAACGATCTGGATGTGGAGACGCTGGAGTTGCTTGAGGAGTTGCTCTCCGACTACCCGGGAACCCTGCTGCTGGTCAGTCACGACCGGGAGTTTCTGGACAATGCGGTGACCAGCTGCCTGGTCTTCGAAGGTGTAGGAAGAGTGGCGGAATATGTCGGTGGTTTCAGTGACTGGGAGGCTCATGCCCGAGCCAGGCAATCAGTGGAGTCGAAACCAAAGGGCGGGGCCGGGGTCAAGTCTGTCCCAGAGAGGCCGAAAAAGAAGAGTGAGAAGCTGAGTTACAAAGACCAGCGGGAGCTCGATGCGCTGCCTCAGAGGATTGAAGCACTTGAAGTGCGGCTCGACGAGTTACAGACCAGGCTGGGCGATCCGGACCTCTATCGCACCCAGGGGGAACTGGTCGCAGAGCTTCAGCAGCAGATGTCCGCGGTGCAACTGGAACTGGATCAGGCCTATGAGCGTTGGGAAACACTGGAATCGATGCAGACCGGCAGTTGA
- a CDS encoding TrpB-like pyridoxal phosphate-dependent enzyme: MKTKILLKEADMPTHWYNIVADMPNPPAPILAPDGSPVTPDALSAIFPDAIIEQEVSAQRWIPIPDEVREVLRLWRPSPLYRAERLEMALKTPAKIYFKNEAVSPAGSHKPNTAVAQAYYNKLQGIKRLATETGAGQWGCSLALAGQLFDLEVRVYMVKVSYQQKPYRRSMMETWGAEVFPSPTDMTQSGRHILEQDADSPGSLGIAISEAVEEAAGRSDTNYALGSVLNHVLLHQTIIGEEAKKQLELVGEYPDAIYAPCGGGSNFGGIAFPFFADKAAGREIDLVAVEPTSCPTLTKGVYAYDYGDTEGLTPLTKMYTLGHDFMPPGIHAGGLRYHGDSALVSQLYNEGLLSAVAIPQLETFEAGELFAKTQGIIPAPESCHAVAATVREARRCAETGEAKTLLFNLSGHGHFDMSSYDRYFKGELEDFDYPDDAIQASLSHLPKVG; the protein is encoded by the coding sequence ATGAAGACCAAGATTCTGCTGAAAGAGGCAGATATGCCGACCCATTGGTATAACATCGTGGCTGATATGCCCAATCCACCGGCGCCAATCCTTGCCCCCGACGGCTCTCCGGTAACTCCGGATGCGCTCAGCGCAATTTTTCCTGACGCCATTATCGAACAGGAGGTGAGCGCACAACGTTGGATCCCTATTCCCGATGAGGTCCGTGAAGTGCTGCGTCTGTGGCGGCCATCCCCCCTTTATCGCGCCGAACGTTTGGAAATGGCGCTCAAGACTCCTGCCAAGATCTATTTCAAGAATGAAGCGGTCAGCCCGGCGGGATCGCACAAACCGAATACCGCGGTCGCGCAAGCCTATTACAACAAACTGCAGGGCATCAAACGACTCGCCACCGAAACGGGGGCGGGGCAATGGGGCTGCTCCCTGGCCCTTGCCGGGCAACTGTTCGATTTGGAAGTAAGGGTCTATATGGTCAAGGTCAGTTATCAACAAAAACCCTATCGTCGTTCGATGATGGAGACATGGGGCGCCGAGGTCTTTCCGAGCCCTACTGACATGACCCAGTCAGGACGTCATATCCTGGAACAGGATGCCGACTCTCCCGGGTCATTGGGTATCGCCATCTCCGAAGCCGTCGAGGAGGCTGCCGGCCGGTCGGATACAAACTACGCCCTGGGTTCGGTGCTCAATCATGTATTGCTGCACCAGACCATTATCGGCGAAGAGGCAAAAAAGCAGCTAGAGCTTGTGGGGGAATACCCCGATGCGATCTACGCTCCCTGCGGAGGGGGCTCGAACTTCGGCGGTATCGCCTTCCCGTTCTTTGCCGACAAGGCGGCAGGCAGGGAGATCGATCTGGTCGCCGTTGAACCGACCTCATGCCCCACATTGACCAAAGGCGTATACGCCTACGATTACGGCGATACGGAGGGCCTCACGCCTTTGACGAAGATGTATACGCTGGGCCACGATTTCATGCCACCCGGCATCCATGCCGGGGGTCTGCGCTATCACGGCGATTCGGCGCTCGTCAGCCAGCTCTACAACGAGGGGCTATTGAGCGCAGTGGCCATCCCCCAACTGGAGACTTTCGAAGCCGGCGAACTCTTTGCCAAGACCCAAGGCATCATTCCCGCGCCGGAGTCCTGTCATGCGGTTGCCGCCACCGTTCGGGAGGCGAGACGTTGCGCCGAAACGGGTGAAGCGAAAACCCTGCTCTTCAACCTGTCCGGTCATGGACATTTCGATATGAGCTCATATGACCGCTACTTCAAAGGAGAACTGGAAGACTTCGACTACCCGGATGATGCGATTCAGGCATCACTCAGCCATTTGCCGAAGGTGGGTTGA
- a CDS encoding response regulator yields MTTKPVEASAQHILVVDDQPENLRSLDQILSYSYQVSLAANGQACLEQVAQSTPDLILLDVDMPLMDGLTVCRLVKADPATSMIPIIFVSALSRLSERLAGYQAGADDYVTKPYDVDELLAKIRIALNNRHDLEAARERALLAQEEMEASLAACIELNLLADFIDNSLDCDDLRTLGEGLLETFDRFGLRVIVRLVESGHYFSHAGEVGMLDQEMMESLYDNGKIIDFGHRSLFNAESVSVLVRNMPVHDQTRYQRWRDNLKLLVEVVNSRIFSLQQQSNRQKERERLQPLIAGIHQLIEKLQHSGDDLNWDQACHDLNRLRMAWESQRA; encoded by the coding sequence ATGACAACCAAACCGGTAGAGGCTTCAGCGCAACATATCCTGGTGGTCGATGATCAACCGGAGAATCTGCGAAGCCTGGATCAGATATTAAGCTATAGCTATCAGGTCTCTTTGGCGGCCAATGGCCAGGCTTGCCTTGAACAGGTGGCGCAAAGCACACCCGATCTTATCCTGTTGGATGTGGATATGCCGTTGATGGATGGTCTGACTGTGTGCCGCTTGGTCAAGGCGGATCCCGCCACATCCATGATCCCCATAATCTTCGTGTCGGCCTTGTCCCGCCTCAGTGAACGCCTTGCCGGCTATCAGGCCGGAGCTGATGATTATGTCACCAAGCCTTATGATGTGGATGAACTGCTGGCTAAGATTCGTATTGCCCTCAATAACCGTCACGATCTGGAAGCGGCCCGGGAGCGCGCCCTCCTTGCCCAGGAGGAGATGGAGGCTTCTCTGGCAGCCTGTATCGAACTGAACCTACTCGCCGATTTTATCGATAACAGCCTCGATTGCGATGATTTGCGTACTCTGGGTGAGGGCCTGCTGGAGACCTTTGATCGTTTCGGTTTGAGGGTGATAGTGAGGCTGGTGGAGAGTGGACACTACTTTTCCCATGCGGGTGAAGTCGGCATGTTGGACCAGGAGATGATGGAGAGCCTTTATGATAATGGCAAAATCATCGATTTCGGTCACCGTTCGCTGTTCAACGCTGAATCGGTTTCCGTGCTTGTGCGCAATATGCCTGTCCATGACCAGACGCGCTACCAGCGTTGGCGGGACAATCTCAAGCTGCTTGTGGAGGTCGTCAACAGCCGCATCTTCAGCCTGCAGCAACAAAGCAACAGGCAGAAGGAGCGGGAACGCCTGCAACCCCTGATCGCAGGTATCCACCAGTTGATCGAGAAGCTGCAGCACTCCGGGGATGACCTGAACTGGGATCAGGCGTGCCACGACCTGAACCGGTTACGCATGGCCTGGGAGTCACAGCGGGCGTAA
- a CDS encoding cyclic nucleotide-binding domain-containing protein: MVKNVTFTDARDGVADCLKCSLRESVLFANLEEKDFEKLHDPIDQYTLPVGSTLYRAGDKGERMYTVRSGVLKLVQYLPDGSQRIVRLIRSTDITGLECIVGETYQHDAVVLHETEVCALPVRVVESLSKENPALHRELLNRWQRALKEADAWLTELSTGSAKQRVARLLLRLVKDTQMSECNLFAREDMGAMLGITTETASRTIAEFKRQSLLVETNTNHFLLDIPNLHRIAED; encoded by the coding sequence ATGGTTAAAAATGTCACTTTCACGGATGCCAGGGATGGTGTGGCTGACTGTTTGAAGTGCTCCCTACGCGAGTCTGTGCTGTTTGCCAATCTGGAAGAGAAGGATTTCGAAAAGTTACACGATCCTATCGATCAATATACTCTACCGGTTGGCTCAACACTCTACCGCGCAGGTGATAAGGGCGAACGTATGTATACGGTACGTTCGGGGGTCCTGAAGCTTGTGCAGTACCTGCCTGACGGCAGCCAGCGGATTGTCCGGCTGATCCGATCCACCGATATTACCGGACTGGAGTGCATCGTAGGCGAAACTTATCAGCATGACGCGGTTGTACTTCATGAGACCGAGGTCTGTGCCCTGCCGGTGCGTGTGGTGGAAAGCCTGAGCAAGGAGAATCCCGCCCTCCACCGGGAACTGCTCAATCGCTGGCAGCGCGCCCTGAAGGAGGCCGATGCCTGGTTGACCGAACTCTCCACAGGGTCCGCTAAACAGCGGGTGGCCCGTCTGCTGTTGCGCCTCGTCAAGGATACACAGATGAGCGAATGCAACCTGTTTGCCCGGGAAGACATGGGCGCCATGCTGGGTATCACCACCGAGACGGCCAGCCGTACGATCGCTGAATTCAAGCGCCAGAGTCTGCTGGTCGAAACCAACACCAACCATTTCCTCCTGGATATCCCGAATCTGCATAGAATCGCAGAAGATTGA
- a CDS encoding DUF6858 family protein — protein sequence MKQVVKEIGIPIFSIEMDFSECRFDTTEEIVAFLVEQVKSHKAARYITTFDHLKHTSELAEGIVAEHIVAAYNIVFCFGFSLQDAEQLATRPRSLGVCETDNRVTLSFMEAPMPVANALMEQWTRSLLSDEHQSSQHATSQGHQEDVQLHS from the coding sequence TTGAAACAGGTCGTCAAGGAGATCGGGATTCCGATCTTCAGCATTGAAATGGACTTTTCGGAATGCAGATTCGACACAACCGAAGAGATTGTCGCCTTTCTTGTGGAACAGGTGAAGTCACATAAGGCTGCACGCTATATCACGACATTCGATCACCTGAAACACACCTCGGAACTAGCGGAAGGCATTGTCGCTGAGCATATCGTCGCCGCATATAATATTGTCTTCTGTTTCGGCTTCAGCCTGCAGGATGCTGAGCAGTTGGCCACACGGCCCCGCTCGCTCGGTGTCTGTGAAACGGACAACCGTGTCACACTTTCGTTTATGGAAGCCCCCATGCCGGTTGCAAATGCTCTCATGGAACAGTGGACGAGATCCCTGCTGAGCGATGAGCACCAGTCCTCTCAGCATGCCACATCACAAGGTCATCAGGAAGATGTGCAATTGCACTCTTAA
- a CDS encoding heme-binding protein has product MKRVMIAISLCYGISMGVVADEAAPSVSVKRLALESANRIALGAIEACRKQGIQIGVTVVDRDGTVQAVMRDTIAAQITVPISRMKAFTAANFNAATSALKSRANTPIGQIDGLVMSAGGLPVQAGGQLLGAVGVSGAPSGETDEECAQAGIDTIIDDLEMEM; this is encoded by the coding sequence ATGAAGAGAGTGATGATAGCCATATCCCTATGCTACGGTATCTCGATGGGTGTGGTGGCGGATGAAGCCGCACCGAGTGTCAGTGTCAAGCGCCTTGCACTGGAGTCGGCGAACCGGATCGCCCTGGGTGCGATTGAGGCATGCCGTAAACAGGGTATCCAGATCGGCGTCACGGTAGTTGACCGGGACGGGACGGTACAGGCAGTTATGCGTGACACAATCGCTGCCCAGATTACGGTGCCGATCAGCCGCATGAAGGCTTTTACGGCTGCCAACTTCAACGCAGCGACTTCAGCATTGAAGAGTCGTGCGAACACACCTATCGGCCAAATCGATGGCCTGGTCATGTCTGCCGGTGGATTACCCGTTCAGGCAGGTGGTCAACTGCTTGGTGCCGTGGGCGTGAGCGGCGCGCCGTCTGGAGAAACCGATGAGGAGTGCGCGCAGGCCGGTATCGATACTATCATTGACGATCTGGAGATGGAGATGTAA
- the ispG gene encoding flavodoxin-dependent (E)-4-hydroxy-3-methylbut-2-enyl-diphosphate synthase: MTVQINRRITQGVLVGGVRIGAGNPVVVQSMTNTDTADVNASVEQIKALAQAGSELVRLTVNNEAAAGAIPKIRDGLARQGIAVPLIGDFHFNGHRLLRDHPACAEALAKYRINPGNVGSGEKRDSQFASMIETACRYDKPVRIGVNWGSLDKGLVARLMDENTRAEKPLDSVEMVHKVMVVSALESAQRAEEVGLPADRIVLSCKMSGVQDLIAVYRTLAAKCDYALHLGLTEAGMGSKGIVASSAALAVLLQEGIGDTIRISLTPEPGGARTEEVIVAQQLLQSMGIRAFTPMVVACPGCGRTTSTYFQQLAKDVQNHLRNMMPEWRKEHPGVEAMSVAVMGCVVNGPGESKQANIGISLPGTGETPSAPVYVDGEKVATLKGDDISGQFMALVDDYVREHY, from the coding sequence ATGACTGTGCAAATCAACAGACGCATAACCCAGGGTGTACTGGTCGGTGGGGTACGGATCGGCGCCGGTAATCCCGTAGTGGTGCAGTCGATGACCAACACCGATACGGCGGATGTGAATGCCAGTGTGGAGCAGATCAAGGCACTCGCCCAGGCCGGTTCGGAACTGGTGCGTCTGACTGTCAACAATGAGGCGGCGGCCGGGGCGATTCCGAAGATTCGCGATGGTCTGGCGCGCCAGGGTATAGCGGTACCGCTGATCGGCGATTTTCACTTCAACGGCCATCGTCTGCTCAGGGACCATCCAGCTTGTGCCGAGGCACTGGCTAAATACCGCATCAACCCAGGTAATGTCGGCAGCGGCGAGAAGCGCGACAGTCAATTCGCCAGCATGATCGAAACCGCCTGCCGTTATGATAAGCCGGTGCGTATCGGCGTCAACTGGGGGAGTCTGGACAAGGGTCTGGTAGCGCGCCTGATGGATGAGAATACCCGGGCCGAGAAACCTCTCGACAGTGTCGAGATGGTGCATAAAGTGATGGTGGTGTCGGCCCTTGAGAGCGCTCAGCGTGCCGAGGAAGTGGGGCTCCCGGCTGACCGTATCGTACTCTCCTGTAAAATGAGTGGTGTCCAGGACTTGATTGCGGTGTATCGAACGTTGGCGGCTAAATGCGACTATGCACTCCACCTGGGGTTGACCGAAGCGGGGATGGGCTCCAAGGGTATCGTCGCCTCCAGTGCCGCCCTTGCGGTGCTGCTGCAGGAGGGTATTGGTGACACCATACGCATCTCACTGACCCCGGAACCCGGTGGGGCGAGAACCGAGGAGGTGATTGTCGCCCAGCAACTGCTGCAGTCGATGGGTATTCGTGCATTCACACCAATGGTGGTTGCCTGCCCGGGATGCGGTCGTACAACAAGCACCTATTTCCAGCAGCTCGCCAAGGATGTGCAAAACCACTTGCGCAACATGATGCCGGAGTGGCGCAAGGAGCATCCCGGGGTCGAGGCAATGTCAGTAGCAGTGATGGGGTGCGTGGTGAACGGGCCTGGGGAAAGCAAACAGGCTAATATCGGTATCAGCCTGCCGGGAACCGGCGAAACGCCATCGGCGCCGGTGTATGTGGATGGTGAAAAGGTGGCTACGCTTAAAGGCGATGATATCTCAGGGCAATTCATGGCATTGGTGGATGACTATGTCAGAGAACACTACTGA